CGGCGGAATCAGGGTGAATGAACTGGTGCCGGCGACGGGAGGGGAGGTGCTTGCCACGATCGACGTTCAGGACGAAAACTTCTCAGGGACCAGCACGATTCCGGGACATCCGTACGGCGTGCATGAAGTCACCGTTACCGGCGATCCCCATGACCGGTTCGTAATCACGAAGACTAACGGTCCCTCGGCTCTGACGCGTGACGATGGCGATGGAAGTACGTGGGAACTGCGGTTGAAGAGGGGCGTTACGTTCGATCATGAAACGGACGACATGGATCCGGTCACGGACGGCACGCAAATAGAGCTCACCTTCATGGCGACCGATGGCGGCGGCCTGAGCACACCGGTCGCAACCGGAGCGACGGCGATAGGAGGAAATGGATATGTCCCGATCACGCTGGTGATCACGGTTGTGGACAACCCTGTCGATAGTCCGGCGCCTCCGGGCCCGACCGACACGCCCGGCCTAAAGGACGATGAGACCACCGATGCGGACGATACGCAGGACGACGACAGCTCTACTCCCGGCGACCACGACGGCGAGACCGATGGCGGCGCGCCGCCTCCGCCTCCGGGGATGTCGCTTGGCGGGATCATCGAAGACTTCATCGACAACATGGACGGCTATGACCAGGATCTGCTCGAAGATTATCTCCTCACGATCGACGACGGTCTGGACATCGCTTAGTCCAACCAGCAACTAGCGTTGCGGCGAGGCGGGCTACATGCCCGCCTCGTTTTTTGTACGCCCCCGGAACGAGGGAGTCCCGCCCTCGAAAAAACGAAACCCTAAATTCGCAACGAGCCGGCCAGACACCAGGCGATCAAGCCTGAGTGCATGAGCTCTATTCGCTTAGAGCGACAGTTCCGGGAAATAGGTCGAAAAGAAACCCCGGTCGCGGGTAAGAAAGGCGTCGGCGGCCTCCAGCGCATGTGCGCCGATGAGAAAGTCCGAGATGATCCGCTTTCGCGGCCCGCCGGCATCACGGTAACGCTTCCAGCGCAGTCCGGCTTCGTATGCGATGGCGCTATTGATCGGCGATGCGGCCGCATTGATCGCCTGCAAGGCGCGGTCGAGTGCAGCCCGATTGCCAAACATCGCCGCCAGTTCCGCATAGACGACGTCGCAAACGACGATCGCCCCCACGTCATAGGCTGCGCGAAGCCTTTGCTTGGACTGCTCGCCGTGCTGTTCATCCGGCAGGA
Above is a genomic segment from Bacteroidetes bacterium SB0662_bin_6 containing:
- a CDS encoding type II toxin-antitoxin system VapC family toxin, yielding MITAVDTSVLLDVFLPDEQHGEQSKQRLRAAYDVGAIVVCDVVYAELAAMFGNRAALDRALQAINAAASPINSAIAYEAGLRWKRYRDAGGPRKRIISDFLIGAHALEAADAFLTRDRGFFSTYFPELSL